A single Camelus bactrianus isolate YW-2024 breed Bactrian camel chromosome 1, ASM4877302v1, whole genome shotgun sequence DNA region contains:
- the CLDN17 gene encoding claudin-17 translates to MAFYPLQIAGLVLGFLGMVGTLATTLLPQWRISAFIGSNIIVFERLWEGLWMNCIRQAKVRLQCKFYSSLLALPPALEAARALMCVAVALSLIALIIGICGMKKIQCTGSNKRAKAYLLGTSGVLFILTGIFVLIPVCWTANIIIRDFYNPAVHVGQKRELGAALFLGWASTAVLFIGGGLLCGYCCCNRKKQGHRHPAPGHCVSHTDKPPRNETVLNRASTSYV, encoded by the coding sequence ATGGCATTTTATCCACTGCAAATTGCTGGACTGGTCCTTGGGTTCCTTGGCATGGTTGGGACTCTTGCCACAACTCTTCTGCCTCAGTGGAGAATATCCGCTTTTATTGGCAGCAACATTATTGTCTTTGAAAGGCTCTGGGAAGGGCTCTGGATGAACTGCATCCGACAAGCCAAGGTCAGGTTGCAGTGCAAGTTCTATAGTTCTTTGCTGGCTCTCCCACCTGCCCTGGAGGCAGCCCGGGCCCTCATGTGTGTGGCGGTGGCTCTCTCTCTGATTGCTCTGATTATTGGCATCTGTGGCATGAAGAAGATTCAGTGCACAGGCTCGAACAAGAGGGCCAAAGCATACCTTCTGGGGACTTCTGGAGTCCTCTTTATCCTGACGGGCATCTTCGTTCTGATTCCGGTGTGCTGGACAGCCAACATCATCATCAGAGATTTCTACAACCCAGCCGTGCACGTAGGTCAGAAACGAGAGCTGGGAGCAGCACTTTTCCTCGGCTGGGCCAGTACTGCTGTCCTCTTCATCGGAGGGGGTCTGCTCTGTGGGTACTGCTGTTGCAACAGAAAGAAGCAAGGGCACAGGCATCCAGCCCCTGGGCATTGTGTGTCACACACAGATAAGCCACCACGGAATGAGACAGTGCTTAACAGGGCCTCCACCAGTTACGTCTAA